Proteins from a genomic interval of Luteibacter pinisoli:
- the secB gene encoding protein-export chaperone SecB: MADITANGQAGQPQLVLQKIYVKDASFEAPNAPQIFQEMGETEAQPQVQLNLGHKAVDLGNDLYEVVLSLTLTCALGERTAYLAEVHQAGIFGIGGFTDEDRDGILGSYCPNLLFPYGRQMVSAMIQEGGFPPFLLQPINFDALYAEQQRQQVEGAGTHTLNS; encoded by the coding sequence ATGGCAGACATCACCGCCAACGGCCAGGCCGGCCAGCCCCAGCTCGTGCTGCAGAAGATCTACGTGAAGGACGCTTCGTTCGAAGCCCCCAACGCCCCGCAGATCTTCCAGGAAATGGGTGAGACGGAAGCCCAGCCGCAGGTCCAGCTGAACCTGGGCCACAAGGCCGTCGACCTCGGCAACGACCTGTACGAAGTGGTCCTCTCGCTCACGCTCACCTGCGCCCTGGGCGAGCGCACGGCGTACCTGGCCGAAGTGCACCAGGCCGGCATCTTCGGCATCGGTGGCTTCACCGATGAAGACCGCGACGGCATCCTCGGCTCCTACTGCCCGAACCTGCTGTTCCCGTACGGTCGCCAGATGGTCTCGGCCATGATCCAGGAAGGTGGCTTCCCGCCGTTCCTCCTGCAGCCGATCAACTTCGACGCCCTGTACGCCGAGCAGCAGCGCCAGCAGGTCGAAGGCGCCGGTACTCACACGCTCAACAGCTAA
- a CDS encoding NAD(P)H-dependent glycerol-3-phosphate dehydrogenase, giving the protein MTAPSRPTVAVLGAGSWGTALAALLARNDVPTRLWGRDADALAEMASARRNLRYLPDLDLPPELGYEADLATAVRGAGIVLIVVPSHAFASVLDEIIPMLDPGARISWATKGFETGTGRFLHELVNEKLPGHPAAVVTGPSFAREVTAGLPSAVTVHATDEAFGKELAVLLHAPNFRAYTGNDILGAELGGAMKNVLAVATGVADGMELGLNARAGLITRGMNEMLRLGVALGARAETLMGLAGLGDLVLTCTGDLSRNRRLGLALGKGIPLQEAVRQIGQVVESVVTADEVARLAGFHGLDLPISAAVRAVLHGEVTPEEGVRQLMGREQKAEYPVDLFANRRA; this is encoded by the coding sequence GTGACCGCGCCTTCCCGACCCACCGTCGCCGTCCTTGGCGCCGGGTCATGGGGCACCGCACTGGCTGCCCTGCTGGCGCGCAACGACGTCCCCACGCGCCTGTGGGGGCGTGACGCCGACGCCCTGGCCGAGATGGCCTCGGCGCGGCGTAACCTGCGCTACCTGCCCGACCTGGATCTCCCGCCGGAACTGGGCTACGAGGCCGATCTCGCCACTGCCGTGCGCGGCGCGGGCATCGTGCTCATCGTGGTGCCCAGCCACGCCTTCGCGTCCGTGCTGGACGAGATCATCCCGATGCTCGACCCCGGTGCCCGTATTTCCTGGGCCACCAAGGGCTTCGAGACGGGCACGGGCCGTTTCCTGCATGAGCTGGTCAACGAAAAGCTGCCCGGCCACCCGGCCGCGGTGGTCACCGGGCCGTCGTTCGCCCGCGAGGTGACCGCCGGCCTGCCCAGCGCCGTCACCGTGCATGCCACGGACGAGGCCTTCGGCAAGGAGCTGGCGGTCCTGCTGCACGCTCCGAATTTTCGCGCCTACACCGGCAACGACATCCTCGGCGCCGAGCTGGGCGGGGCGATGAAGAACGTGCTGGCCGTGGCCACCGGCGTGGCCGACGGCATGGAGCTGGGCCTCAACGCCCGCGCCGGCCTGATCACCCGCGGCATGAACGAGATGCTGCGCCTGGGCGTGGCCCTGGGGGCCCGCGCCGAGACGCTGATGGGCCTGGCGGGCCTCGGCGACCTGGTGCTCACCTGCACCGGCGACCTCTCCCGCAACCGCCGCCTGGGCCTGGCCCTGGGCAAGGGCATCCCGTTGCAGGAGGCCGTTCGCCAGATCGGCCAGGTGGTGGAAAGCGTGGTGACGGCCGATGAAGTGGCCCGCCTGGCCGGTTTCCATGGCCTCGACCTGCCGATTTCCGCCGCCGTCCGCGCCGTGCTGCACGGCGAAGTCACCCCGGAAGAGGGCGTGCGCCAGCTCATGGGCCGCGAGCAGAAGGCCGAGTACCCGGTGGACCTGTTCGCCAACCGGCGCGCCTGA
- a CDS encoding DEAD/DEAH box helicase — MHQPDDKRRRAAPAGELPVAWQRALGGITPKAPSTDRTVLGFFLEGINDDHEPAARLDVAPVLLTQGDDGRFTRPLPLDARHLPESALTVDEKRLAATVLGLPQTLRKSRSYARFAGPLGDQLLADVLGAAPCFFGGVAGLRLSRGEARPLKWRWNVEKDGGQKLLPDVAPSQRLFRVGTLWFLDAEHAEVGLLESDPVESAWLDLPPLPPESTAVFATSIGDAGMGSRVPAPQVFAEMRRAEVSPRPVLTLHALTRHARLAAGTPPLAYGRLSFDYAGERLPGRGGEPLVRRVRNGVLLEITRRRAEELASMENLESVGLNPAVDTEGLPWDMADTLPEDAWLFPGKGYAGALEVNTPARWLALRAKLEADGFLLDYAPSFPFEVLEGPVHWYGQAREDDADRAFDLEIGIEVEGRRVNLLPAVAQALAEHQLSLSPMPGEAEDSVWYAPVDDRRRVPVRLKELRDLLAPLAEYLEKPRQQLHLPRVQAGRLEELVQALPSGGSFEAPERLRGFTRRLREAGERASDAIPDGLNAELRGYQRDGLRWMNALAEAGTGGVLADDMGLGKTLQLITHLLALKQSGQLEAPALVVVPTSLVPNWVSEVARFAPSLRVLALHGPQRAETFTRMAENDVILTTYALLPRDVETLKKQPFSLVVLDEAQQVKNPRTQARRALLALKIPRCVCLTGTPLENHLGELWSQIDLAVPGLLGDEGAFRRHYRAPIEKHQDTAVQERLNRRIAPFILRRTKAQVASELPAKTEITRRVVMEPRQRDLYESLRLSLAEELREVIAQRGIAHSGIVVLDALLKLRQVCCDPRLVKLEAARGVRESAKFELLMDMLPALLAEGRRVLLFSQFTEMLKLIASELDRRRLSYVTLTGETRDRAEPVQRFQDGDVPLFLLSLKAGGVGLNLTAADTVIHYDPWWNPAAEAQASDRAHRIGQDKPVFVYRLITAGTVEERIEELKARKAELADAVLEGGGTRERLSFDESDLDALLAPSA; from the coding sequence ATGCATCAACCGGACGACAAGCGCAGGCGAGCCGCACCGGCAGGCGAACTCCCGGTGGCGTGGCAACGCGCCCTCGGCGGGATCACGCCCAAGGCTCCTTCGACGGACCGCACGGTCCTGGGTTTCTTCCTCGAGGGCATCAATGATGACCACGAGCCGGCCGCGCGCCTGGATGTCGCCCCTGTCCTGCTCACGCAGGGCGATGATGGCCGGTTCACCCGGCCGCTCCCGCTGGATGCGCGCCACCTCCCCGAATCCGCTCTCACCGTCGATGAGAAGCGCCTTGCCGCTACCGTGCTTGGCCTGCCGCAGACCCTGCGCAAGAGCCGCAGCTACGCCCGCTTCGCCGGCCCGCTGGGCGACCAGCTGCTGGCCGACGTGCTCGGCGCAGCGCCGTGCTTCTTCGGTGGCGTCGCTGGCCTGCGCCTGTCGCGTGGCGAGGCGCGCCCGCTCAAGTGGCGCTGGAACGTGGAAAAGGATGGTGGCCAGAAGCTGCTGCCCGATGTGGCACCCAGCCAGCGCCTGTTCCGCGTGGGCACGCTGTGGTTCCTCGATGCCGAGCATGCCGAGGTCGGCCTGCTGGAAAGCGACCCGGTAGAAAGCGCCTGGCTCGACCTGCCGCCGCTGCCGCCGGAGAGCACGGCCGTGTTTGCCACGAGCATCGGCGACGCCGGCATGGGCTCGCGCGTACCCGCGCCCCAGGTGTTCGCCGAAATGCGCCGTGCGGAAGTCTCGCCGCGCCCGGTGCTCACCCTGCACGCGCTGACCCGTCACGCCCGCCTCGCGGCCGGCACCCCGCCGCTCGCCTACGGCCGCCTGTCCTTCGACTACGCGGGCGAGCGCCTGCCGGGCCGTGGTGGCGAGCCGCTCGTGCGTCGCGTGCGCAATGGCGTGCTGCTGGAGATCACCCGCCGTCGTGCGGAAGAACTCGCCAGCATGGAGAACCTCGAATCCGTGGGCCTGAATCCGGCCGTGGATACCGAGGGCCTGCCGTGGGACATGGCCGATACCTTGCCCGAGGATGCGTGGCTGTTCCCCGGCAAGGGCTACGCTGGCGCGCTCGAAGTGAATACGCCGGCCCGCTGGCTGGCGCTGCGCGCGAAGCTCGAAGCCGATGGCTTCCTGCTCGACTACGCACCCAGCTTCCCGTTTGAAGTGCTCGAAGGCCCGGTGCACTGGTATGGCCAGGCCCGCGAAGACGACGCCGACCGCGCGTTCGACCTCGAAATCGGTATCGAGGTGGAAGGTCGCCGCGTGAACCTGCTGCCCGCCGTGGCGCAGGCGCTCGCCGAGCACCAGCTCAGCCTCAGCCCGATGCCGGGCGAGGCGGAAGATTCCGTGTGGTACGCGCCGGTGGACGATCGTCGCCGCGTGCCCGTGCGCCTGAAAGAACTGCGCGACCTGCTGGCGCCGCTCGCCGAATACCTCGAGAAGCCGCGCCAGCAATTGCACCTGCCGCGCGTGCAGGCCGGCCGCCTTGAAGAGCTGGTGCAGGCGCTGCCCAGCGGCGGTTCGTTCGAAGCACCGGAGCGCCTGCGCGGTTTCACCCGTCGCCTGCGCGAAGCCGGTGAACGCGCGAGCGATGCGATTCCCGACGGCCTCAACGCCGAGCTGCGCGGCTACCAGCGCGACGGCCTGCGCTGGATGAATGCGCTCGCCGAAGCCGGCACGGGTGGCGTCCTCGCGGACGACATGGGCCTGGGCAAGACGTTGCAGCTCATCACGCATCTGCTCGCGCTGAAGCAGAGCGGCCAGCTGGAAGCGCCCGCGCTTGTCGTGGTGCCGACCAGCCTGGTGCCGAACTGGGTGTCCGAAGTGGCGCGCTTTGCGCCGAGCCTGCGCGTGCTTGCACTGCATGGTCCGCAGCGCGCGGAAACCTTCACGCGCATGGCCGAGAACGACGTCATCCTCACCACCTACGCGCTGCTCCCGCGCGATGTGGAAACATTGAAGAAGCAGCCGTTCTCGCTGGTGGTGCTCGACGAAGCGCAGCAGGTGAAGAACCCGCGCACGCAGGCGCGCCGCGCGTTGCTGGCGCTGAAGATCCCGCGTTGCGTGTGCCTCACCGGTACGCCGCTGGAAAACCACCTCGGCGAGCTGTGGTCGCAGATCGATCTCGCCGTGCCGGGGCTGCTGGGTGATGAAGGCGCGTTCCGCCGGCATTACCGCGCACCGATTGAAAAGCACCAGGACACCGCCGTGCAGGAGCGCCTCAACCGGCGCATCGCACCGTTCATCCTGCGTCGCACGAAAGCCCAGGTGGCGTCCGAGCTGCCGGCGAAAACCGAAATCACCCGCCGCGTCGTCATGGAGCCGCGCCAGCGCGATCTCTATGAAAGCCTGCGCCTGTCGCTGGCCGAAGAGCTGCGCGAGGTCATCGCCCAGCGCGGCATCGCGCACAGCGGCATCGTCGTGCTCGATGCGCTGCTGAAGCTGCGCCAGGTCTGCTGCGATCCGCGCCTGGTAAAGCTCGAGGCCGCGCGTGGCGTGCGCGAGTCGGCGAAGTTCGAACTGCTGATGGACATGCTGCCGGCGCTGCTGGCCGAGGGCCGCCGCGTGCTGCTCTTCAGTCAGTTCACCGAGATGCTCAAGCTCATCGCCAGCGAACTTGACCGCCGCCGCCTCAGCTACGTCACGCTCACCGGCGAGACGCGCGATCGCGCCGAGCCCGTGCAGCGTTTCCAGGATGGCGACGTGCCGTTGTTCCTGCTTTCGCTGAAGGCCGGTGGCGTCGGCCTCAACCTCACCGCCGCCGACACGGTCATCCACTACGACCCGTGGTGGAACCCCGCTGCCGAAGCACAGGCCAGCGACCGCGCCCACCGCATCGGGCAGGACAAGCCGGTCTTCGTGTATCGCCTGATCACGGCAGGCACCGTCGAAGAACGCATCGAAGAACTCAAGGCCCGCAAGGCCGAACTCGCCGATGCCGTACTCGAAGGCGGCGGCACGCGCGAACGCTTGAGCTTCGACGAAAGCGACCTCGACGCGTTGCTCGCGCCGTCGGCCTGA
- the glk gene encoding glucokinase gives MANVSAAAPTLLADLGGTNVRFGIAHPEQDNPLVQESIRRYHVKDYASLADAAKQYFKETGHEAQRAIIAAAGRIDNGETVKVTNNPWAISAKKLAGDLDLEWVHLVNDFAAQSMAVMLMNDTKDAEGHQDLVPVGSVAVPKIGAKEEQTFVVVGPGTGLGVGGLLIRGDKVSVLQTEGGHAGFAAHSAEDIEILKVLNLRYGRVSNERLISGGGLVNLYDAICEISGQKPEEGITPEIITKRATDGTCAMCQRAVETFAGIFGSVAGDLVLTLGAWDGVYLTGGMTPILLPWIQKHFRERFEAKGRFRDTMEAVPTQAIMNPEPGLIGGAALAIVEAGGTPLRR, from the coding sequence ATGGCCAACGTTAGCGCTGCGGCGCCGACCCTGCTCGCCGACCTCGGCGGCACGAACGTCCGGTTTGGTATCGCCCACCCGGAACAGGACAACCCCCTGGTTCAGGAAAGCATCCGCCGCTACCACGTCAAGGATTACGCCTCGCTGGCCGACGCCGCGAAGCAGTATTTCAAGGAAACCGGCCATGAGGCGCAGCGCGCCATCATCGCCGCCGCCGGCCGCATCGATAACGGCGAAACGGTGAAGGTCACCAACAACCCCTGGGCCATTTCCGCGAAGAAACTCGCCGGCGACCTGGACCTGGAGTGGGTGCACCTCGTGAACGACTTTGCCGCGCAGTCGATGGCGGTAATGCTGATGAACGACACCAAGGACGCCGAAGGCCACCAGGACCTGGTGCCGGTCGGCTCGGTTGCCGTCCCGAAAATCGGCGCGAAGGAAGAGCAGACTTTTGTGGTCGTCGGCCCGGGTACTGGCCTTGGCGTGGGCGGCCTGCTGATCCGCGGTGACAAGGTCAGCGTATTGCAGACCGAAGGCGGCCACGCCGGCTTCGCCGCGCACAGCGCCGAAGACATCGAAATCCTGAAGGTGCTGAACCTGCGTTACGGCCGCGTCTCGAACGAGCGCCTGATCAGCGGCGGCGGCCTGGTGAATCTCTACGACGCCATCTGCGAAATCTCCGGCCAGAAGCCTGAAGAAGGCATCACCCCGGAGATCATCACCAAGCGCGCCACCGACGGCACCTGCGCCATGTGCCAGCGCGCCGTCGAGACCTTCGCCGGCATCTTCGGCAGCGTCGCCGGCGACCTGGTGCTGACCCTCGGCGCGTGGGACGGCGTGTACCTCACCGGCGGCATGACCCCGATCCTGCTGCCCTGGATCCAGAAGCATTTCCGCGAGCGTTTCGAGGCCAAGGGCCGCTTCCGCGACACCATGGAAGCCGTGCCCACCCAGGCGATCATGAACCCGGAACCGGGCCTGATCGGCGGTGCCGCCCTCGCCATCGTGGAAGCCGGCGGCACGCCGCTGCGTCGCTGA
- a CDS encoding ABC transporter ATP-binding protein, translated as MAAVRLDKVRKVYPNGHVALKEASFEIADGELLVLVGPSGCGKTTLLRMIAGLESITGGSLSIGDRVVNDVAPKDRDIAMVFQNYALYPHMTVRENLGFGLRLRGVDKAEIDRRVATASDMLGLDERLDHRPAALSGGQRQRVALGRALVRDPSVFLLDEPLSNLDAKLRLSTRVEIARIHRRVGATMVYVTHDQIEAMTLGQRIVVLNGGVIQQLDTPMNLYNKPVNLFVAGFLGSPAMNLFHGTLRREDGLRLVMKDGSIALGVDAPALAAYVDKPLIVGVRPEDLLTVGDHAGIEERLRAHVEVVEPVGNEVFLNMRHGNDELVSRVPPQSLIQPGTDVGLGFHQERLHFFDPASTNRIDV; from the coding sequence ATGGCAGCGGTCCGCCTCGACAAGGTGCGCAAGGTTTACCCCAACGGCCACGTGGCCCTGAAGGAAGCGAGTTTCGAGATCGCCGACGGCGAGCTGCTCGTCCTCGTCGGCCCGTCCGGCTGTGGCAAGACCACGCTGCTGCGGATGATCGCCGGCCTGGAATCGATCACCGGCGGCAGCCTGAGCATCGGCGACCGCGTGGTGAATGACGTGGCCCCGAAGGACCGCGACATCGCCATGGTGTTCCAGAACTACGCGCTTTACCCCCACATGACGGTGCGCGAGAACCTCGGCTTTGGCCTGCGCCTGCGTGGCGTGGACAAGGCGGAGATTGATCGCCGCGTGGCCACGGCCTCGGACATGCTCGGCCTGGACGAGCGCCTGGATCATCGCCCGGCGGCGCTTTCCGGCGGCCAGCGCCAGCGTGTCGCCCTGGGCCGCGCCCTGGTGCGCGACCCGTCGGTGTTCCTGCTCGATGAGCCGCTGTCCAACCTGGATGCGAAGCTGCGTCTGTCCACCCGCGTGGAAATCGCCCGGATCCATCGCCGCGTCGGCGCCACGATGGTCTACGTCACCCACGACCAGATCGAGGCGATGACGCTGGGCCAGCGCATCGTGGTGCTCAACGGCGGCGTCATCCAGCAACTCGACACGCCGATGAATCTCTACAACAAGCCGGTGAACCTCTTCGTGGCCGGCTTCCTCGGCAGCCCGGCGATGAACCTGTTCCACGGCACGCTGCGTCGCGAGGATGGACTGCGCCTGGTAATGAAGGACGGCAGCATCGCGCTCGGCGTGGATGCCCCGGCACTGGCCGCGTATGTCGACAAGCCGTTGATCGTCGGCGTGCGCCCCGAAGACCTCCTCACCGTCGGCGACCACGCAGGCATTGAAGAGCGTTTGCGCGCGCATGTCGAAGTCGTCGAGCCAGTGGGCAACGAGGTGTTCCTCAACATGCGCCATGGCAACGACGAACTGGTGTCGCGCGTACCGCCGCAGTCGCTGATCCAGCCGGGTACGGATGTGGGCCTGGGCTTCCACCAGGAGCGCCTGCATTTCTTCGATCCAGCGTCGACGAACCGTATCGACGTCTGA
- a CDS encoding TonB-dependent hemoglobin/transferrin/lactoferrin family receptor, whose product MFTTRKNLLAAAVGAALFCATAAHAADAPAAAPATTADDLPRITVTAIGSSLRFDVPATVTVIDRQKMDRHLVANIRDLVKYEPGVSVVGTAGRWGLDSYNIRGLDGNRVSILTDGVPASSSFGFSTTGMRAGRSFVDPDTLKSVEISRGPASALNPSDSLGGTVRYTTKDPADYLRDGKDTYVSVRERYDSADRSLGTSLTLAGGRPDNGLVIVANHIEGHDLGNKGDVATQDFTRTRPDPLTQNTTSLLAKYVHVAASGREDRVTADFYRNNVDTNVLSAVGQSGTTKLLTDTANDRATRQRVAVGQRFPTIHLGIADTLEWDAYWQESETESQTRTLANVPSRAATYDRLYLSDLQEKLFGGHLTLGKTIDSGSVRQHITYGVEASRTTPTGQLGGQGTNVATGITSSSSPYMPENYPLRFFPRNDTDRYAVFAQDEIDLMDGRLRITPGVRWDHYAFKPDQDDPYYQSSFVQEGLDDVKKNRFSPKLGVTWSVTDNVELFGNYSQGFRPPLYNELAVAWGTARLYGIVPNPNLKPETSKGIEIGVRGNGDLGYFSASAYYNRYRNFIYGGFTLPRSEWPQWAVNQNLLIVMQSVNFPKATIKGVEASGGLMLGALTDTLQGWRVEGNLAASKGDKKTYEGGWSPLNSVDPLTATLGIAYDAKAWGAELIGKGVKRKSRLDDDTTFRAPGYATLDLYAHWKPWEPLELMAGVTNIADRKYWDWGSLHGGVLTNVATGGGIDDAQARNAQIERLTMPGRALVVSARYTF is encoded by the coding sequence GTGTTCACAACCAGGAAGAACCTCCTCGCCGCTGCTGTCGGCGCGGCACTGTTTTGCGCGACCGCCGCGCACGCTGCCGATGCACCCGCCGCGGCGCCGGCCACCACGGCCGACGACCTGCCGCGCATCACCGTCACCGCGATTGGCTCATCGCTGCGCTTCGACGTGCCGGCCACGGTCACCGTCATCGATCGCCAGAAGATGGACCGCCATCTCGTGGCCAACATCCGCGACCTCGTGAAGTACGAGCCGGGCGTGTCCGTCGTCGGCACGGCCGGGCGCTGGGGTCTCGACAGCTACAACATCCGTGGCCTCGATGGGAACCGCGTGTCCATCCTCACCGATGGCGTGCCGGCGTCCAGCTCGTTCGGTTTCTCGACCACCGGCATGCGCGCCGGCCGCAGCTTCGTCGATCCGGATACGCTGAAGTCGGTGGAGATCTCGCGCGGCCCGGCGTCCGCGCTGAACCCGTCGGATTCGCTCGGCGGCACGGTGCGTTACACCACGAAGGATCCGGCCGACTACCTGCGTGACGGCAAGGACACCTACGTCTCCGTGCGCGAGCGTTACGACAGCGCCGACCGTTCGCTCGGCACCTCGCTGACCCTGGCCGGCGGCCGCCCGGATAACGGGCTGGTCATCGTCGCCAACCACATCGAAGGCCATGACCTCGGCAACAAGGGCGATGTGGCGACGCAGGACTTCACCCGCACCCGCCCGGATCCGCTGACCCAGAACACCACCAGCCTGCTGGCGAAGTACGTGCATGTGGCGGCCAGCGGCCGCGAGGATCGCGTCACGGCGGATTTCTACCGCAACAACGTCGATACCAACGTCCTCAGCGCCGTCGGCCAGTCAGGCACCACGAAACTGCTGACCGACACGGCGAATGATCGCGCCACGCGCCAGCGCGTGGCGGTGGGCCAGCGTTTCCCGACCATCCACCTAGGCATCGCCGATACGCTCGAGTGGGATGCGTACTGGCAGGAGTCCGAGACTGAGTCGCAGACTCGCACGCTGGCCAACGTGCCGAGCCGCGCCGCCACCTACGATCGCCTGTACCTCAGCGACCTGCAGGAGAAGCTGTTCGGCGGCCACCTGACCCTGGGCAAGACGATCGACTCGGGCAGCGTGCGGCAGCACATTACCTACGGCGTGGAAGCATCGCGCACCACGCCCACCGGCCAGCTGGGCGGGCAGGGTACCAACGTCGCCACGGGCATCACCTCCAGCAGCTCGCCGTACATGCCGGAGAACTACCCGCTGCGTTTCTTCCCGCGCAATGACACGGACCGTTATGCCGTGTTCGCGCAGGACGAGATCGACCTGATGGACGGCCGCCTGCGCATTACCCCCGGGGTGCGCTGGGATCACTACGCGTTCAAGCCGGACCAGGACGATCCGTACTACCAGAGCTCGTTCGTGCAGGAAGGCCTCGATGACGTGAAAAAAAACCGCTTCTCGCCGAAGCTGGGCGTCACCTGGTCGGTCACCGATAACGTCGAGCTGTTCGGCAATTACAGCCAGGGCTTCCGTCCGCCGCTGTACAACGAACTCGCCGTGGCCTGGGGCACCGCGCGCCTGTACGGCATCGTGCCGAATCCCAACCTCAAGCCGGAGACGAGCAAGGGCATCGAGATAGGCGTGCGCGGCAATGGCGACCTGGGCTACTTCAGTGCCAGCGCGTACTACAACCGTTACCGCAACTTCATCTATGGCGGCTTCACCCTCCCGCGCAGCGAATGGCCGCAGTGGGCGGTGAACCAGAACCTGCTCATCGTCATGCAGTCGGTGAATTTCCCGAAGGCGACGATCAAGGGCGTCGAGGCCTCCGGCGGCCTCATGCTCGGCGCGCTCACGGACACGCTGCAGGGCTGGCGCGTGGAGGGCAACCTCGCCGCGTCGAAGGGCGACAAGAAAACCTACGAAGGCGGCTGGTCGCCGCTCAACAGCGTCGATCCGCTCACCGCCACGCTGGGTATCGCGTACGACGCGAAGGCCTGGGGCGCGGAGCTGATCGGCAAGGGCGTGAAGCGCAAGTCGCGCCTCGACGACGACACCACGTTCCGCGCGCCGGGCTACGCCACGCTGGATCTCTACGCGCACTGGAAGCCGTGGGAGCCGCTGGAGCTGATGGCCGGCGTCACCAACATCGCCGACCGCAAGTACTGGGACTGGGGCTCGCTGCATGGCGGCGTGCTCACCAATGTCGCCACCGGCGGCGGCATCGACGACGCCCAGGCGCGCAACGCGCAGATCGAGCGCCTGACGATGCCGGGTCGCGCCCTCGTCGTATCCGCCCGTTACACCTTCTGA
- a CDS encoding hemin-degrading factor, producing MQDIQTASTPRIDIPALLNGYRHLRETEPGLRARDAALRLGVSEGALVASRVGDGVTRLEGELPALIRDLPALGKVMALTRNAYCVHEKTGQYDQVDIGGAMGIVLAGDIDLRLFLKHWRYGFAVKETSRGRELESLQFFDGDGTAVHKVYLTEETNRSAWRALLHRYTAAVQSPLIDIVSVEAPLPERLADEAIDVESLREHWRALRDPHDFFALLRKHKVTRPQALRVVGSEFATKLDNGAMRTVLDGASAQAVPLMVFVGSPGVVQIHTGPVSNIVTAGPWLNVMDPAFNLHLRTDAIVSSWVVTKPVPEGVVTSLELYAADGTQIVQVFSKRKPGIPERDDWRALLATAEVAA from the coding sequence ATGCAGGATATCCAGACCGCCAGCACGCCGCGCATCGACATCCCGGCGTTGCTCAACGGCTATCGCCACCTTCGCGAAACCGAACCCGGCCTGCGTGCACGGGATGCCGCGCTGCGCCTTGGCGTCAGCGAAGGCGCGCTCGTCGCCAGCCGTGTCGGTGATGGCGTGACCCGCCTGGAAGGCGAGCTGCCCGCGCTGATCCGTGACCTGCCCGCGCTGGGCAAGGTGATGGCACTCACGCGTAATGCCTACTGCGTGCACGAGAAGACGGGACAGTACGACCAGGTCGACATCGGTGGCGCCATGGGTATCGTGCTGGCCGGGGACATCGACCTGCGCCTGTTCCTCAAGCATTGGCGCTATGGTTTTGCCGTCAAGGAAACCTCACGTGGTCGCGAGCTCGAGAGCCTGCAGTTCTTCGACGGTGACGGCACGGCCGTGCACAAGGTGTACCTCACCGAGGAGACGAATCGTTCGGCGTGGCGCGCGTTGCTGCATCGCTACACGGCGGCCGTGCAGTCACCGCTGATCGACATCGTCAGCGTCGAAGCGCCGCTTCCCGAGCGGCTGGCTGACGAGGCGATCGACGTTGAGTCGTTGCGCGAGCACTGGCGTGCCCTGCGTGATCCGCATGATTTCTTCGCGCTGTTGAGGAAACACAAGGTCACCCGCCCACAGGCGCTGCGCGTTGTCGGCAGCGAATTTGCGACGAAACTCGATAACGGTGCGATGCGCACCGTGCTCGACGGTGCATCAGCGCAAGCCGTGCCGTTGATGGTGTTCGTCGGCTCGCCTGGCGTCGTGCAGATCCACACCGGTCCGGTCAGCAACATCGTCACGGCCGGCCCCTGGCTCAACGTCATGGACCCGGCTTTCAACCTGCACCTGCGCACCGACGCCATCGTCAGTAGCTGGGTGGTGACCAAGCCCGTGCCCGAAGGCGTCGTCACCTCGCTGGAGCTGTATGCGGCCGACGGCACGCAGATCGTCCAGGTATTCAGCAAGCGCAAGCCGGGTATTCCCGAGCGGGATGACTGGCGCGCCTTGCTGGCGACGGCGGAGGTGGCGGCATGA